A genome region from Glycine max cultivar Williams 82 chromosome 5, Glycine_max_v4.0, whole genome shotgun sequence includes the following:
- the LOC100800816 gene encoding transcription factor HEC1, producing the protein MDVDIVKTSSNNNNMDVMAMMMQMEKFPELFCDPFYTTSYQETDLLSSGSSSTTSASTLFNNNSIVTTTPPPTTTLVDPTPSNVVQFSKIDDLFQHQHQQQPMSQSLQPYPSEKKNSMAAMREMIFRIAVMQPVHIDPESIKPPKRRNVKISKDPQSVAARHRRERISERIRILQRLVPGGTKMDTASMLDEAIHYVKFLKKQVQTLEQAGANTSPHSNTNSPNNHVVGAAGFPLGMSSNYSNNSSVNYSSLLMKGGCQPCQMFGSTSKQLLS; encoded by the coding sequence ATGGATGTGGACATAGTGAAAACttccagcaacaacaacaacatggaCGTGATGGCAATGATGATGCAAATGGAAAAGTTCCCTGAATTATTCTGCGACCCTTTTTATACCACCTCTTACCAAGAAACCGATTTGTTATCAAGTGGAAGTTCCTCAACAACCAGTGCTTCCACCCTATTCAACAACAACAGCATTGTAACAACAACTCCACCACCGACGACGACTCTCGTCGATCCAACTCCGTCAAATGTTGTCCAATTTTCCAAAATCGATGACCTTTtccaacaccaacaccaacaacaACCTATGTCACAGTCCCTTCAACCCTACCCTTCCGAGAAGAAGAACTCGATGGCGGCGATGAGGGAGATGATATTCCGAATAGCGGTTATGCAGCCCGTTCACATCGATCCTGAATCCATAAAGCCACCCAAGAGAAGGAACGTGAAGATCTCCAAGGATCCGCAGAGCGTGGCGGCGCGGCACAGAAGAGAAAGGATAAGCGAGAGAATAAGGATTCTTCAGAGATTGGTCCCTGGCGGCACCAAGATGGACACTGCTTCTATGTTGGACGAGGCCATTCACTACGTCAAGTTCTTGAAGAAACAGGTGCAGACGCTGGAGCAAGCAGGGGCAAATACGTCACCACACAGTAATACTAATAGTCCCAATAATCACGTTGTTGGTGCTGCTGGTTTTCCGCTAGGGATGTCTTCTAACTACTCCAATAATAGTAGTGTTAATTATTCTTCTTTGTTGATGAAGGGTGGTTGCCAACCTTGTCAAATGTTCGGTTCCACTTCTAAACAATTGCTCAGCTAA